In Vitis riparia cultivar Riparia Gloire de Montpellier isolate 1030 chromosome 19, EGFV_Vit.rip_1.0, whole genome shotgun sequence, the following proteins share a genomic window:
- the LOC117909581 gene encoding uncharacterized protein LOC117909581 isoform X2, producing MGPSIIKVDVLMAYVLIKESHMLSLFLKQPLDDDDDIYNMVLFNDGFSRVYVFEAHNGGVKQGVIDEQSTSVNVENNHFSSPSSSSQGVNDDNTIQRHEVVSRCIEFEAIPPVSSTLGKAISGSGQIFTNADEFRNALYLTSLAGRFNYKFKRNSLKQMTACCTAGGCPWKITARGVGATKIVRVHTFENKHNHSAQEESSSVPALRPNKAALVIDDMIRANPDYLPRQICEDFERQHGVKLTYNQAWKCKEKAKERIFGLPHNSYKLLPWLCKQLMETNSGTIAEWTSSDEGNFMQLFIAHGFSVHGFLMGCRPIISINSSNLSGPHKGALFSALAYDADDDMFPLAYAIVSSENYYNWFWFLQRLKQLVGEMEVVIISGRHHAIIRSVAEVFGVENHAYCYRHLKEDFSHQLMMGREGKDNALKLLDAVAYARIEIGYNSAMENLRRFDANLAKWVEDNNPEHWAMSKFPKKRWDKMNTNIFGSISAWVKEEQHHTIFSFIEKHMDMLASLLVERKTTMQSWERSIGPKTEDKLLHNIAKSKTFSDGKAKISVDLRQHTCTCLAWQMSGIPCEHACAMIQKMNQDVYEFVDDWYHLFKQEMVYSGTLHPLEFQNLPTVHSDGNVHDPNGYVHVSLDPPVTKRCLGRPRRQ from the exons ATGGgtccatcaattataaaggtGGATGTACTAATGGCATATGTATTAATCAAGGAATCTCACATGCTGAGTTTGTTTCTAAAGCAA CCATTGGATGACGATGATGACATATATAACATGGTCCTCTTCAATGACGGTTTCTCAAGAGTCTATGTATTTGAAGCTCATAACGGAGGAGTAAAGCAAGGAGTAATAGATGAACAAAGCACTTC TGTTAATGTGgaaaacaatcatttttcatcgccatcatcatcatctcaaGGTGTAAATGATGATAACACCATTCAGAGACATGAAGTTGTATCAAGATGCATAGAGTTTGAAGCAATTCCTCCAGTTTCAAGTACTCTTGGAAAGGCTATATCAGGTAGTGGGCAAATTTTTACAAATGCTGATGAATTCCGGAATGCACTATACCTTACCTCCTTAGCTGGACGATTCAACTACAAGTTCAAGAGGAATTCTTTAAAGCAGATGACTGCATGTTGCACAGCTGGTGGATGTccttggaagataactgctcgtGGTGTTGGGGCTACCAAAATTGTGAGAGTGCACACATTTGAAAACAAACATAATCACTCTGCACAGGAGGAGTCTTCATCAGTGCCTGCATTACGACCAAATAAAGCGGCACTTGTAATTGATGATATGATAAGGGCTAACCCTGATTACCTGCCCCGTCAAATCTGTGAAGATTTTGAAAGGCAACATGGAGTGAAATTGACCTACAATCAAGCTTGGAAATGTAAAGAGAAGGCGAAGGAGAGAATATTTGGTCTTCCACACAATTCATATAAGTTGCTGCCCTGGTTATGTAAGCAGTTAATGGAAACTAATTCTGGGACAATTGCTGAATGGACTTCCTCAGACGAAGGTAATTTCATGCAATTGTTCATTGCACATGGATTTTCTGTGCATGGGTTTTTAATGGGATGCCGACCTATCATATCCATTAACTCATCCAACTTGAGTGGGCCACACAAAGGTGCTTTGTTTTCAGCCTTGGCATATGATGCTGATGATGACATGTTTCCATTAGCATATGCCATTGTGAGTTCGGAAAATTATTATAACTGGTTTTGGTTCTTACAGAGGCTAAAGCAGTTGGTTGGTGAAATGGAGGTGGTCATCATTTCTGGAAGGCATCATGCGATTATTCGTAGTGTTGCAGAAGTTTTTGGAGTTGAAAACCATGCATATTGTTATCGTCATCTAAAGGAGGACTTTAGCCACCAGTTGATGATGGGAAGGGAAGGTAAAGATAACGCTCTAAAACTACTTGATGCTGTTGCATATGCAAGGATAGAAATTGGTTACAACAGTGCAATGGAGAACTTAAGGAGATTTGATGCTAACTTAGCCAAATGGGTTGAAGATAACAATCCTGAACACTGGGCGATGTCAAAGTTCCCTAAAAAGCGTTGGGACAAAATGAATACTAATATCTTTGGGTCAATTAGTGCTTGGGTCAAAGAAGAACAACATCACACAATATTTAGTTTCATTGAGAAGCACATGGATATGCTAGCCTCTTTGTTAGTTGAACGTAAAACCACAATGCAGAGTTGGGAAAGATCCATTGGCCCAAAAACTGAGGATAAACTCTTGCATAACATTGCCAAAAGCAAAACATTTTCAGATGGGAAGGCAAAGATAAGCGTTGACTTGAGGCAGCATACTTGCACTTGTTTGGCTTGGCAGATGTCGGGCATCCCATGTGAGCATGCATGTGCAATGATACAGAAGATGAACCAAGATGTTTATGAATTTGTTGATGATTGGTATCATTTGTTCAAGCAGGAAATGGTTTATTCTGGCACTTTGCATCCACTTGAGTTTCAGAATCTGCCAACAGTTCATTCAGATGGAAATGTGCATGATCCAAATGGTTATGTGCATGTTTCTCTTGATCCTCCTGTTACAAAACGTTGTCTTGGAAGACCTCGACGGCAATGA
- the LOC117908287 gene encoding receptor-like protein Cf-9 produces the protein MGCVTCNRVTGHVNGLDLSCSGLYGTIDSNSSLFLLPHLRRLNLAFNDFNKSSISAKFGQFRRMTHLNLSFSGFSGVIAPEISHLSNLVSLDLSIYSGLGLETSSFIALTQNLTKLQKLHLRGINVSSIIPSSLLNLSSLKSMDLSFCQLHGRFPDDDLQLPNLKALKLKGNYDLSGNFPKFNKSNSILLLDLSSTNFSGKLPSSIGSLKSLESLDLSHCNFSGSIPSVLGNLTQSLTWTSQAINLMLSSYNLGGIVETDMFMNLENLVYLDLSYNILTLSNYSHSNCALPSLETLLLSSCNISEFPRFLCSQELLAFLDLSNNKIYGQLPKWAWNVGTETLSYLNLSQNMLTRFERFPWRIMQYLDLHSNLLQGPLPSLICEMSYIEVLDFSKNNLSGLIPQCLGNFSKSLSVLDLRRNQLHGTIPETFSKGNLIRNLDFNGNQLEGPLPRSLINCRRLQVLDLGNNRINDTFPHWLETLPELQVLILRSNRFHGHVRGSNFQFPFPKLRIMDLSRNGFSSSLPEMYLKNFKAMMNVTEDKMELKYMGEYSYRDSIIVTIKGFDFELVRILFTFTIIDLSSNRFQGDIPDFIGSLSSLRELNLSHNNITGHIPPSLGNLMVLESLDLSSNNLNGRIPRELTSLTFLAILNLSKNHLTGVIPQGNQFDTFSNNSYNGNIGLCGFPLSKKCVVDKAPQPPKEEEVESDTGFDWKVILMGYGCGLVVGLLFMGCLVFLTRKPKWFVRMIEGDRHKKVRRSTKSTRRHGARRS, from the exons ATGGGATGTGTCACATGCAATAGGGTTACAGGCCATGTAAACGGGCTCGACCTTAGTTGCAGTGGCCTCTATGGCACCATTGATTCCAACAGCAGCCTCTTCCTCTTGCCTCATCTACGAAGGCTCAACCTTGCTTTTAATGATTTCAATAAGTCCTCTATTTCAGCAAAGTTTGGACAATTCCGGAGAATGACTCATCTCAACCTTTCTTTCTCTGGATTTTCAGGTGTAATTGCTCCAGAAATCTCCCACCTATCCAACTTGGTTTCGCTTGATCTCTCCATCTATAGTGGATTAGGACTTGAAACAAGTAGCTTCATTGCACTTACTCAAAACCTAACGAAGTTGCAGAAACTTCATCTCCGAGGTATAAATGTCTCTTCCATTATACCTAGCTCCCTACTGAATTTATCTTCTTTGAAATCTATGGATCTCTCTTTCTGTCAACTGCATGGGAGATTCCCTGATGATGATCTTCAGCTGCCCAACCTTAAGGCTCTCAAGTTAAAGGGTAACTATGATCTCAGTGGGAATTTCCCAAAGTTCAATAAGAGTAATTCCATTCTGTTGTTGGATCTTTCTTCTACAAATTTCAGTGGGAAGCTTCCTAGTTCAATAGGCAGTCTAAAGTCTTTAGAAAGTTTGGATCTCTCTCACTGCAATTTCTCAGGGTCCATTCCCTCGGTGTTAGGGAACCTCACACAATCACTCACTTGGACCTCTCAAGCAATCAATTTGATG CTTTCTTCATATAACTTGGGTGGCATTGTGGAGACAGACATGTTCATGAATCTTGAAAATCTTGTCTATCTCGACCTTTCGTATAACATTCTGACATTGAGCAACTACAGCCATTCCAACTGTGCGCTACCATCCTTGGAAACATTGTTGTTGTCCTCTTGCAACATAAGTGAATTCCCAAGATTTTTATGCAGTCAAGAGTTATTGGCGTTTTTAGACCTTTCAAACAACAAGATTTATGGACAACTTCCGAAATGGGCATGGAATGTGGGTACGGAGACATTGTCTTACTTAAATCTTTCTCAAAACATGCTAACCAGGTTTGAGAGATTTCCATGGAGGATTATGCAATATCTTGACCTTCATTCCAACTTGCTTCAAGGGCCACTTCCATCATTGATTTGTGAAATGAGTTATATTGAAGTTCTAGATTTCTCTAAAAACAACTTGAGTGGCTTAATTCCACAATGTTTGGGAAACTTCAGTAAGTCTCTCTCAGTTTTGGATTTGCGAAGGAATCAACTTCATGGTACCATTCCTGAAACGTTTTCAAAGGGCAATCTTATCAGGAATCTTGACTTCAATGGAAATCAATTGGAAGGGCCTCTACCACGATCTTTGATCAATTGTAGAAGGTTGCAAGTTTTAGACCTTGGAAATAACAGAATAAACGATACATTCCCCCATTGGTTGGAAACTCTTCCAGAGTTACAAGTTTTGATCTTGCGTTCGAATAGGTTCCATGGTCACGTAAGGggttcaaatttccaatttccatttCCCAAGTTACGAATAATGGATCTCTCACGCAATGGTTTCTCTAGCAGTTTACCGGAAATgtatttgaagaatttcaaGGCAATGATGAATGTGACTGAGGATAAAATGGAATTGAAATATATGGGGGAATACTCTTATCGAGATTCGATCATTGTAACAATCAAGGGGTTTGATTTTGAACTTGTAAGAATCTTGTTTACCTTCACAATAATTGATTTGTCAAGCAATAGATTCCAAGGAGACATTCCAGATTTCATTGGTAGTCTTAGTTCACTTCGAGAACTCAACTTGTCTCATAACAACATTACAGGGCATATTCCACCATCTTTGGGGAATCTAATGGTCCTTGAATCATTAGATCTCTCTTCAAACAATCTCAATGGGAGAATTCCAAGGGAGTTGACAAGTTTGACATTTCTTGCGATCCTAAATCTTTCGAAAAATCATCTCACTGGAGTCATTCCTCAAGGCAACcaatttgatacattttcaaataattcataTAATGGGAATATAGGGTTATGTGGATTTCCCTTGTCTAAGAAATGTGTAGTTGATAAAGCACCACAACCTCCCAAAGAAGAGGAGGTGGAATCCGATACTGGATTTGATTGGAAAGTCATATTGATGGGGTATGGCTGTGGACTAGTAGTTGGATTGTTGTTTATGGGGTGCCTCGTCTTCTTAACAAGAAAGCCTAAATGGTTTGTAAGAATGATTGAAGGAGATAGACACAAGAAGGTTAGAAGGTCAACAAAGAGCACTCGCAGGCATGGAGCAAGAAGAAGTTAG
- the LOC117909581 gene encoding uncharacterized protein LOC117909581 isoform X1: MESNKSIYCYLYFGGEIIKADDGSINYKGGCTNGICINQGISHAEFVSKASKKVQIDPSSLSFKCTLKFDKSLLQPLDDDDDIYNMVLFNDGFSRVYVFEAHNGGVKQGVIDEQSTSVNVENNHFSSPSSSSQGVNDDNTIQRHEVVSRCIEFEAIPPVSSTLGKAISGSGQIFTNADEFRNALYLTSLAGRFNYKFKRNSLKQMTACCTAGGCPWKITARGVGATKIVRVHTFENKHNHSAQEESSSVPALRPNKAALVIDDMIRANPDYLPRQICEDFERQHGVKLTYNQAWKCKEKAKERIFGLPHNSYKLLPWLCKQLMETNSGTIAEWTSSDEGNFMQLFIAHGFSVHGFLMGCRPIISINSSNLSGPHKGALFSALAYDADDDMFPLAYAIVSSENYYNWFWFLQRLKQLVGEMEVVIISGRHHAIIRSVAEVFGVENHAYCYRHLKEDFSHQLMMGREGKDNALKLLDAVAYARIEIGYNSAMENLRRFDANLAKWVEDNNPEHWAMSKFPKKRWDKMNTNIFGSISAWVKEEQHHTIFSFIEKHMDMLASLLVERKTTMQSWERSIGPKTEDKLLHNIAKSKTFSDGKAKISVDLRQHTCTCLAWQMSGIPCEHACAMIQKMNQDVYEFVDDWYHLFKQEMVYSGTLHPLEFQNLPTVHSDGNVHDPNGYVHVSLDPPVTKRCLGRPRRQ, encoded by the exons ATGGAAAGTAATAAGTCAATATATTGCTATCTTTATTTTGGAGGGGAGATCATAAAGGCTGACGATGGgtccatcaattataaaggtGGATGTACTAATGGCATATGTATTAATCAAGGAATCTCACATGCTGAGTTTGTTTCTAAAGCAAGTAAGAAAGTCCAAATTGACCCATCTAGTCTGTCATTTAAGTGCACCTTGAAGTTTGATAAATCTTTACTCCAGCCATTGGATGACGATGATGACATATATAACATGGTCCTCTTCAATGACGGTTTCTCAAGAGTCTATGTATTTGAAGCTCATAACGGAGGAGTAAAGCAAGGAGTAATAGATGAACAAAGCACTTC TGTTAATGTGgaaaacaatcatttttcatcgccatcatcatcatctcaaGGTGTAAATGATGATAACACCATTCAGAGACATGAAGTTGTATCAAGATGCATAGAGTTTGAAGCAATTCCTCCAGTTTCAAGTACTCTTGGAAAGGCTATATCAGGTAGTGGGCAAATTTTTACAAATGCTGATGAATTCCGGAATGCACTATACCTTACCTCCTTAGCTGGACGATTCAACTACAAGTTCAAGAGGAATTCTTTAAAGCAGATGACTGCATGTTGCACAGCTGGTGGATGTccttggaagataactgctcgtGGTGTTGGGGCTACCAAAATTGTGAGAGTGCACACATTTGAAAACAAACATAATCACTCTGCACAGGAGGAGTCTTCATCAGTGCCTGCATTACGACCAAATAAAGCGGCACTTGTAATTGATGATATGATAAGGGCTAACCCTGATTACCTGCCCCGTCAAATCTGTGAAGATTTTGAAAGGCAACATGGAGTGAAATTGACCTACAATCAAGCTTGGAAATGTAAAGAGAAGGCGAAGGAGAGAATATTTGGTCTTCCACACAATTCATATAAGTTGCTGCCCTGGTTATGTAAGCAGTTAATGGAAACTAATTCTGGGACAATTGCTGAATGGACTTCCTCAGACGAAGGTAATTTCATGCAATTGTTCATTGCACATGGATTTTCTGTGCATGGGTTTTTAATGGGATGCCGACCTATCATATCCATTAACTCATCCAACTTGAGTGGGCCACACAAAGGTGCTTTGTTTTCAGCCTTGGCATATGATGCTGATGATGACATGTTTCCATTAGCATATGCCATTGTGAGTTCGGAAAATTATTATAACTGGTTTTGGTTCTTACAGAGGCTAAAGCAGTTGGTTGGTGAAATGGAGGTGGTCATCATTTCTGGAAGGCATCATGCGATTATTCGTAGTGTTGCAGAAGTTTTTGGAGTTGAAAACCATGCATATTGTTATCGTCATCTAAAGGAGGACTTTAGCCACCAGTTGATGATGGGAAGGGAAGGTAAAGATAACGCTCTAAAACTACTTGATGCTGTTGCATATGCAAGGATAGAAATTGGTTACAACAGTGCAATGGAGAACTTAAGGAGATTTGATGCTAACTTAGCCAAATGGGTTGAAGATAACAATCCTGAACACTGGGCGATGTCAAAGTTCCCTAAAAAGCGTTGGGACAAAATGAATACTAATATCTTTGGGTCAATTAGTGCTTGGGTCAAAGAAGAACAACATCACACAATATTTAGTTTCATTGAGAAGCACATGGATATGCTAGCCTCTTTGTTAGTTGAACGTAAAACCACAATGCAGAGTTGGGAAAGATCCATTGGCCCAAAAACTGAGGATAAACTCTTGCATAACATTGCCAAAAGCAAAACATTTTCAGATGGGAAGGCAAAGATAAGCGTTGACTTGAGGCAGCATACTTGCACTTGTTTGGCTTGGCAGATGTCGGGCATCCCATGTGAGCATGCATGTGCAATGATACAGAAGATGAACCAAGATGTTTATGAATTTGTTGATGATTGGTATCATTTGTTCAAGCAGGAAATGGTTTATTCTGGCACTTTGCATCCACTTGAGTTTCAGAATCTGCCAACAGTTCATTCAGATGGAAATGTGCATGATCCAAATGGTTATGTGCATGTTTCTCTTGATCCTCCTGTTACAAAACGTTGTCTTGGAAGACCTCGACGGCAATGA
- the LOC117909581 gene encoding uncharacterized protein LOC117909581 isoform X3 produces MVLFNDGFSRVYVFEAHNGGVKQGVIDEQSTSVNVENNHFSSPSSSSQGVNDDNTIQRHEVVSRCIEFEAIPPVSSTLGKAISGSGQIFTNADEFRNALYLTSLAGRFNYKFKRNSLKQMTACCTAGGCPWKITARGVGATKIVRVHTFENKHNHSAQEESSSVPALRPNKAALVIDDMIRANPDYLPRQICEDFERQHGVKLTYNQAWKCKEKAKERIFGLPHNSYKLLPWLCKQLMETNSGTIAEWTSSDEGNFMQLFIAHGFSVHGFLMGCRPIISINSSNLSGPHKGALFSALAYDADDDMFPLAYAIVSSENYYNWFWFLQRLKQLVGEMEVVIISGRHHAIIRSVAEVFGVENHAYCYRHLKEDFSHQLMMGREGKDNALKLLDAVAYARIEIGYNSAMENLRRFDANLAKWVEDNNPEHWAMSKFPKKRWDKMNTNIFGSISAWVKEEQHHTIFSFIEKHMDMLASLLVERKTTMQSWERSIGPKTEDKLLHNIAKSKTFSDGKAKISVDLRQHTCTCLAWQMSGIPCEHACAMIQKMNQDVYEFVDDWYHLFKQEMVYSGTLHPLEFQNLPTVHSDGNVHDPNGYVHVSLDPPVTKRCLGRPRRQ; encoded by the exons ATGGTCCTCTTCAATGACGGTTTCTCAAGAGTCTATGTATTTGAAGCTCATAACGGAGGAGTAAAGCAAGGAGTAATAGATGAACAAAGCACTTC TGTTAATGTGgaaaacaatcatttttcatcgccatcatcatcatctcaaGGTGTAAATGATGATAACACCATTCAGAGACATGAAGTTGTATCAAGATGCATAGAGTTTGAAGCAATTCCTCCAGTTTCAAGTACTCTTGGAAAGGCTATATCAGGTAGTGGGCAAATTTTTACAAATGCTGATGAATTCCGGAATGCACTATACCTTACCTCCTTAGCTGGACGATTCAACTACAAGTTCAAGAGGAATTCTTTAAAGCAGATGACTGCATGTTGCACAGCTGGTGGATGTccttggaagataactgctcgtGGTGTTGGGGCTACCAAAATTGTGAGAGTGCACACATTTGAAAACAAACATAATCACTCTGCACAGGAGGAGTCTTCATCAGTGCCTGCATTACGACCAAATAAAGCGGCACTTGTAATTGATGATATGATAAGGGCTAACCCTGATTACCTGCCCCGTCAAATCTGTGAAGATTTTGAAAGGCAACATGGAGTGAAATTGACCTACAATCAAGCTTGGAAATGTAAAGAGAAGGCGAAGGAGAGAATATTTGGTCTTCCACACAATTCATATAAGTTGCTGCCCTGGTTATGTAAGCAGTTAATGGAAACTAATTCTGGGACAATTGCTGAATGGACTTCCTCAGACGAAGGTAATTTCATGCAATTGTTCATTGCACATGGATTTTCTGTGCATGGGTTTTTAATGGGATGCCGACCTATCATATCCATTAACTCATCCAACTTGAGTGGGCCACACAAAGGTGCTTTGTTTTCAGCCTTGGCATATGATGCTGATGATGACATGTTTCCATTAGCATATGCCATTGTGAGTTCGGAAAATTATTATAACTGGTTTTGGTTCTTACAGAGGCTAAAGCAGTTGGTTGGTGAAATGGAGGTGGTCATCATTTCTGGAAGGCATCATGCGATTATTCGTAGTGTTGCAGAAGTTTTTGGAGTTGAAAACCATGCATATTGTTATCGTCATCTAAAGGAGGACTTTAGCCACCAGTTGATGATGGGAAGGGAAGGTAAAGATAACGCTCTAAAACTACTTGATGCTGTTGCATATGCAAGGATAGAAATTGGTTACAACAGTGCAATGGAGAACTTAAGGAGATTTGATGCTAACTTAGCCAAATGGGTTGAAGATAACAATCCTGAACACTGGGCGATGTCAAAGTTCCCTAAAAAGCGTTGGGACAAAATGAATACTAATATCTTTGGGTCAATTAGTGCTTGGGTCAAAGAAGAACAACATCACACAATATTTAGTTTCATTGAGAAGCACATGGATATGCTAGCCTCTTTGTTAGTTGAACGTAAAACCACAATGCAGAGTTGGGAAAGATCCATTGGCCCAAAAACTGAGGATAAACTCTTGCATAACATTGCCAAAAGCAAAACATTTTCAGATGGGAAGGCAAAGATAAGCGTTGACTTGAGGCAGCATACTTGCACTTGTTTGGCTTGGCAGATGTCGGGCATCCCATGTGAGCATGCATGTGCAATGATACAGAAGATGAACCAAGATGTTTATGAATTTGTTGATGATTGGTATCATTTGTTCAAGCAGGAAATGGTTTATTCTGGCACTTTGCATCCACTTGAGTTTCAGAATCTGCCAACAGTTCATTCAGATGGAAATGTGCATGATCCAAATGGTTATGTGCATGTTTCTCTTGATCCTCCTGTTACAAAACGTTGTCTTGGAAGACCTCGACGGCAATGA